A DNA window from Rhineura floridana isolate rRhiFlo1 chromosome 11, rRhiFlo1.hap2, whole genome shotgun sequence contains the following coding sequences:
- the LOC133367577 gene encoding vomeronasal type-2 receptor 26-like: protein MTLTPSVVTKNYQHILALAFAVKEINENPELLPNVTLGFHIYDSYFIARGTYHGTMLLSSTPERFVPNYKCDLQNNLIAVIGGLDPLTSLHMATVLDIYKIPQHCDRNLENMKGHEEFGNTDNLYRWTWIGLLTMDLENGERFVQMVVPMFSSSGICFAFIERVPKLTLDTELKDVLQQCAKIHDKVMGSTANVLVAYGESYSMVFVRWFPYLSEQEYMAINPKGLVWIMTAQMELTSMVYQRTWDTQIIHGALSFAIPSNKVPGFHQFLEHINPSTTKGDYFIRDFWQQAFACVFPSTVAGEVDGDVCTGEEKLAVLPEPFFEMSMTGHSYSIYNAVYAVAHAVHSMFSSRGRHQRMVDQSLHHILRGISFNNSAGDKISFNVKGEIDSGYDVINWIVSSNQSFHKVKVGRMDPQHPSEQMFTINEDALTWHSWFNQTRPLSVCSESCRPGSSKKVKEGKPFCCYDCIPCPEGKISDQKDVNDCYICLDQTYPNKKRDFCILKDVSFLSYEEPLGISLAFFALSFSVVTALVLGTFLKHHDTPIVIANNRGLTYTLLISLLLCFLCALLFIDRPKKVTCLLRQAVFAIIFSVAVSCVLAKTMTVVLAFMATKPGSKIRKWLGKRLSSSIVLCCSLIQAGTCATWLATSPPFPDTDMHSVTEEILLECNEGSVTMLYIALGYLGFLAIISFTVAFFARRLPDSFNEAKFITFSMLVFCSVWLSFVPTYLSTKGKYMVAVEIFSMLASSGGLLGCIFSPKCYIILLRPELNNREQLMRKNERTK from the exons ATGactcttactcccag TGTAGTGACGAAGAATTACCAGCACATCCTGGCCTTGGCCTTCGCAGTAAAGGAAATCAATGAAAACCCCGAGCTCTTGCCCAATGTCACCTTGGGCTTCCACATCTATGACAGCTATTTCATTGCAAGGGGGACTTATCATGGCACAATGCTACTTTCATCCACACCGGAGAGATTTGTTCCCAACTATAAATGTGACCTCCAGAATAATCTCATAGCAGTGATTGGGGGACTTGACCCCCTAACCTCTCTTCATATGGCAACAGTCTTGGATATCTATAAAATTCCACAG CACTGCGATCGCAATCTAGAAAATATGAAGGGTCATGAGGAGTTTGGGAACACAGATAATCTATACAG GTGGACATGGATTGGGCTCCTTACTATGGATCTTGAGAATGGAGAAAGATTTGTGCAAATGGTGGTTCCAATGTTTTCCTCTAGTGGTATCTGCTTTGCCTTTATAGAAAGAGTTCCTAAATTAACTCTTGACACAGAACTTAAAGACGTGCTACAACAGTGTGCAAAAATACATGATAAAGTCATGGGTAGCACAGCCAACGTATTAGTGGCCTATGGAGAATCTTATTCAATGGTATTTGTGAGATGGTTTCCATATTTATCAGAACAAGAATATATGGCAATTAACCCAAAAGGTTTAGTGTGGATAATGACAGCCCAGATGGAGCTGACATCTATGGTTTATCAAAGAACTTGGGATACACAAATAATCCATGGGGCTCTGTCTTTTGCTATTCCTTCCAATAAGGTACCTGGATTTCACCAGTTTCTTGAACATATAAACCCTTCCACCACAAAAGGTGATTATTTTATCAGGGACTTCTGGCAACAGGCCTTTGCCTGTGTATTCCCAAGTACAGTAGCAGGTGAGGTGGATGGGGATGTTTGCACTGGAGAGGAGAAGCTGGCAGTTCTTCCTGAACctttttttgaaatgagcatgacagGCCACAGCTACAGTATCTACAATGCTGTTTATGCTGTGGCCCATGCTGTACATTCCATGTTCTCATCTAGAGGCAGACACCAACGTATGGTGGACCAAAGT CTTCATCACATTTTGAGAGGCATCTCATTTAATAACAGTGCTGGAGATAAGATTTCATTTAACGTGAAAGGGGAGATAGATTCTGGGTATGATGTTATTAATTGGATTGTTTCATCAAACCAATCATTTCATAAAGTGAAAGTTGGAAGGATGGATCCCCAGCATCCTTCAGAACAAATGTTCACCATCAATGAGGACGCTTTAACGTGGCACAGCTGGTTTAACCAG ACAAGGCCTCTTTCTGTATGCAGTGAGAGTTGTCGTCCTGGTTCTAGCAAAAAAGTGAAGGAGGGgaagccattttgctgctatgattgcatcccatgtccagaagggaAGATTTCAGACCAGAAAG ATGTGAATGACTGTTACATATGTTTGGACCAAACGTATCCAAACAAAAAACGGGATTTCTGTATTCTCAAGGATGTAAGCTTCCTATCTTATGAAGAACCTTTGGGGATCAGTTTAGCCTTCTTTGCTCTTTCCTTTTCTGTGGTCACTGCATTGGTGCTAGGAACATTTCTGAAGCACCATGACACTCCCATAGTCATAGCCAACAACCGGGGCCTCACCTACACTCTCCTCATTTCTctcctgctctgcttcctttGTGCATTGCTGTTCATTGACCGTCCTAAGAAGGTGACTTGTCTCCTCCGACAAGCTGTCTTTGCAattatcttctcagtggctgtttctTGCGTATTGGCAAAAACCATGACTGTGGTTCTCgctttcatggccaccaaaccaggATCCAAGATAAGAAAGTGGCTGGGTAAGAGACTGTCTAGCTCCATTGTTCTTTGCTGCTCCCTTATCCAAGCAGGAACTTGTGCTACATGGCTGGcaacctctcccccattcccagataCTGACATGCATTCAGTGACTGAAGAAATTTTACTGGAGTGTAATGAAGGATCTGTGACTATGCTTTACATTGCCCTGGGCTATCTGGGCTTCCTGGCAATTATCAGTTTCACTGTGGCTTTCTTTGCCAGGAGGTTACCCgacagtttcaatgaagccaagttcatcactttcagcatgttggtcttCTGTAGCGTATGGCTTTCCTTTGTTCCGACCTACCTGAGCACCAAAggaaaatacatggtggctgtggaaaTTTTTTCAATGTTAGCTTCCAGTGGTGGGTTGTTGGGTTGTATCTTTTCTCCAAAGTGTTACATTATTTTGTTGAGGCCTGAGCTGAACAACAGGGAACAGCTAATGAGAAAAAATGAAAGAACCAAATGA
- the LOC133367578 gene encoding vomeronasal type-2 receptor 26-like, with the protein MVILLGWMLALFPHVACKTHIIKCNVRDPHPPLHKYHQSGDVIIGGIASHSFIISNALTFTVEPPQALLEELAVVTKNYQHILALAFAVKEINENPELLPNVTLGFHIYDSYFIARGTYHGTMLLSSTPERFVPNYKCDLQNNLIAVIGGLDPLTSLHMATVLDIYKIPQHCYHNLENMKGHEEFGNTDKLSRWTWIGLLTMDLENGERFVQMVVPLFLSSGICFAFIERFLKLTLVTELKDLLQQGAKIHDKVMGSTANVLVTYGESYTILFLRWLPYLSEVEGKMEDTRGKVWIITAQMELTSLVYQRTWDTQIINGALSFTIHSNVISGFHQFIASRNPSITKDDFFIRDFWQQAFACVFPSTVGGEVDGDICTGEEKLPSLPGAFFEMSMTGHSYSVYNAVYAVAHAVHSMFSSRGRHRHMVDQRGLSFQNQQHWQLHHFLRNVSFNNSAGDKVSFNRRAELVAGFDVINWIFSSNQSFHKVKVGKMDPCATSDQVFTINEGAIKWHNWFNQTRPFSVCSESCHPGSRKRMKEGEPFCCYNCIPCPEGKISDQKDMSDCCICSDKTYPNKNHTFCIPKDISYLSYEEPVGITLVFSALSCSLVTLLVLLIFKKHHNTPIVKANNRDLTYTLLISLLLCFLCALLFIGQPQKVTCLLRQTAFGIIFSVAVSCVLAKTVTVLLAFIATKPGSKVRKWLRKRLANSIVFSCSLIQAANCTLWLATSPPFPDVDMHSVIKKIILECNEGSLTMFYCVLGYMGFLAIASFTMAFLARKLPDSFNEAKFITFSMLVFCSVWLSFIPTYLSTKGKYIVAVEVFSILASSSGLLGCIFSPKCYILLLRPELNNREQLIIRRI; encoded by the exons ATGGTGATATTACTGGGGTGGATGCTGGCCCTGTTTCCTCACGTGGCATGCAAGACTCACATAATTAAATGTAATGTTCGTGATCCACACCCTCCACTTCACAAATATCACCAGTCAGGAGATGTCATCATTGGAGGCATTGCTTCTCACAGCTTCATCATCTCCAATGCGTTAACCTTCACTGTAGAGCCCCCACAAGCATTGCTTGAAGAGCTTGC TGTAGTGACGAAGAATTACCAGCACATCCTGGCCTTGGCCTTTGCAGTAAAGGAAATCAATGAAAACCCCGAGCTCTTGCCCAATGTCACCTTGGGCTTCCACATCTATGACAGCTATTTCATTGCAAGGGGCACTTATCATGGCACAATGCTACTTTCATCCACACCAGAGAGATTTGTTCCCAACTATAAATGTGACCTCCAGAATAATCTCATAGCAGTCATTGGGGGACTTGACCCCCTAACCTCTCTTCATATGGCAACAGTCTTGGATATCTATAAAATTCCACAG CACTGCTATCACAATCTAGAAAATATGAAGGGTCATGAGGAGTTTGGAAACACAGATAAACTAAGCAG GTGGACATGGATTGGGCTCCTTACTATGGATCTTGAGAATGGAGAAAGATTTGTGCAAATGGTGGTTCCATTGTTTCTCTCTAGTGGTATCTGCTTTGCCTTTATAGaaagatttcttaaattaactcTTGTCACAGAACTTAAGGACTTGCTACAACAGGGTGCAAAAATACATGATAAAGTCATGGGTAGCACAGCCAACGTATTAGTGACCTATGGAGAATCTTATACAATTTTATTTCTGAGATGGCTTCCATATTTATCAGAAGTAGAAGGGAAGATGGAGGACACAAGAGGTAAAGTGTGGATAATAACAGCCCAAATGGAGCTGACTTCTCTGGTTTATCAAAGGACTTGGGATACACAAATAATCAACGGGGCTCTGTCCTTCACAATTCACTCCAATGTTATTTCAGGATTTCATCAATTTATTGCAAGCAGAAACCCTTCCATCACAAAAGATGATTTTTTTATCAGGGATTTCTGGCAACAGGCCTTTGCCTGTGTATTCCCAAGTACAGTAGGCGGTGAGGTGGATGGAGATATTTGCACTGGAGAGGAGAAGCTGCCGAGTCTTCCTGGGGctttttttgaaatgagcatgacagGCCACAGCTACAGTGTCTACAATGCTGTTTATGCTGTGGCCCATGCTGTACATTCCATGTTCTCATCTAGAGGCAGACACAGACATATGGTGGACCAAAGGGGGCTTTCATTTCAGAATCAACAGCACTGGCAG CTCCATCACTTTTTGAGAAATGTCTCATTTAATAACAGTGCTGGGGATAAGGTTTCTTTTAACAGGAGAGCGGAGTTAGTAGCTGGATTTGATGTTATTAACTGGATTTTTTCATCAAACCAATCATTTCATAAGGTGAAAGTTGGGAAAATGGATCCCTGCGCCACTTCAGACCAAGTGTTTACCATCAATGAGGGAGCTATAAAATGGCACAACTGGTTTAACCAG ACAAGGCCTTTTTCTGTATGCAGCGAGAGTTGCCATCCTGGTTCTAGAAAGAGAATGAAGGAAGGGGAGCCATTTTGTTGCTACAAttgcatcccatgtccagaagggaAGATTTCAGATCAAAAGG aTATGAGTGATTGCTGTATCTGTTCAGACAAAACTTATCCAAATAAAAACCACACTTTCTGTATTCCTAAGGATATAAGCTACTTGTCTTATGAAGAACCTGTGGGGATCACTTTGGTCTTTTCTGCTCTTTCCTGTTCTTTAGTCACACTTCTGGTTCTCTTAATATTTAAGAAGCACCACAACACTCCCATCGTCAAAGCGAACAATCGGGACCTCACCTACactctcctcatctccctcctcctctgcttccttTGTGCTTTGTTGTTCATTGGCCAACCTCAGAAAGTGACATGTCTCCTCCGACAAACTGCTTTTGGtatcatcttctcagtggctgtttcttgtgtgttggcAAAAACTGTCACGGTGCTTCTGGCTTTCATAGCTACTAAGCCAGGTTCCAAGGTGAGAAAGTGGCTAAGAAAAAgactggccaactccattgtctTTTCTTGCTCCCTTATTCAAGCAGCTAACTGTACTCTGTGGCTGGCAACTTCACCTCCGTTCCCAGATGTTGACATGCACTCAGtgattaaaaaaattatactTGAATGTAACGAAGGGTCTTTGACTATGTTTTACTGTGTACTAGGCTATATGGGCTTCCTGGCCATTGCCAGCTTCACTATGGCCTTCCTTGCCAGGAAACTGCCagacagtttcaatgaagccaaatttattacttttagcatgttggtcttttgcagtgtGTGGCTATCCTTTATTCCAACTTACTTGAGCACTAAAGGGAAATACATAGTAGCTGtggaggtcttctctatcttagCCTCCAGTAGTGGGTTGCTAGGTTGCATCTTTTCACCCAAATGTTATATTCTTCTGTTGAGGCCTGAGCTGAACAATAGGGAACAACTAATAATAAGAAGAATTTAA